The following are encoded in a window of Sphingobium sp. AP49 genomic DNA:
- a CDS encoding Do family serine endopeptidase: MRYAYAITGALLLGGTAIAVTSSNVGAQTAQNEGLQAAAPAGAPASLADMVEKLQPAVVNISTKQRVTVQNPFAGTPFGDLFGQGGSGGKPQTRQAQSLGSGFLISADGYIVTNNHVVSAGAEGASVDSITVTLTNKEEYPAKLIGRDAATDLAVLKIEPKKPLPFVKFGDSTKARVGDWVVAIGNPFALSGTVTAGIISAVHRGTGGTYDKFIQTDASINQGNSGGPMFDMRGNVIGINSQILSPSGGNVGIGFAIPSEQAAPIVETLRQGQSIKRGYLGVQISPLGEDLADSLGLAKNRGEFVQGVEPGKGAEKAGIKAGDVIVSVAGQEVTPDQNLSSIVANSKIGSSVPIVLLRNGQRMTVNAIVGERPSEDELNSFAQQQDDDFSQQDDSAGDSQAAQKSLGISAIPLTPGIIRQLGIGADTRGIVITAVDGSTDAGAKGLRRGDVILSANNRPVVTQAELDAQVKAVSAQGRNAILLQVLRRGQAPLFMPVRLRDK; encoded by the coding sequence GTGCGTTACGCTTATGCCATCACCGGCGCCCTGCTGCTCGGCGGCACCGCCATTGCGGTCACCAGTTCCAATGTTGGCGCGCAGACCGCCCAAAATGAAGGTTTGCAAGCGGCCGCCCCTGCGGGCGCGCCGGCCAGCCTGGCCGACATGGTCGAAAAGCTGCAGCCTGCCGTAGTCAACATCTCGACCAAACAGCGCGTGACCGTACAGAACCCGTTTGCAGGCACGCCCTTTGGCGATCTGTTCGGTCAGGGCGGCAGCGGTGGCAAGCCGCAGACGCGCCAGGCCCAATCGCTGGGGTCGGGCTTCCTGATTTCGGCGGACGGCTACATCGTGACCAACAATCATGTCGTGTCGGCCGGCGCCGAAGGCGCGAGCGTGGACAGCATCACGGTCACGCTGACCAACAAGGAAGAATATCCGGCCAAGTTGATCGGTCGCGATGCCGCCACCGATCTAGCGGTACTGAAGATCGAACCCAAGAAGCCGCTGCCGTTCGTCAAGTTCGGCGACAGCACCAAGGCACGGGTCGGCGACTGGGTCGTCGCGATCGGCAATCCCTTTGCCCTGTCCGGCACGGTGACGGCGGGTATCATCTCCGCCGTGCATCGCGGCACCGGCGGTACCTATGACAAGTTCATCCAGACCGACGCGTCGATCAACCAGGGCAATAGCGGTGGCCCGATGTTCGACATGCGCGGCAATGTGATCGGCATCAACAGCCAGATCCTGTCGCCGTCCGGCGGCAATGTCGGCATCGGCTTTGCCATTCCGTCGGAACAGGCGGCACCGATCGTCGAGACGCTGCGCCAGGGCCAGAGCATCAAGCGCGGCTATCTGGGCGTCCAGATCAGCCCGCTGGGCGAGGATCTGGCCGACTCGCTGGGCCTGGCCAAAAATCGCGGCGAATTCGTGCAGGGCGTCGAGCCAGGCAAGGGCGCCGAGAAGGCCGGCATCAAGGCGGGCGACGTGATCGTCAGCGTCGCGGGCCAGGAAGTGACCCCCGACCAGAATCTGTCGTCGATCGTCGCCAACAGCAAGATCGGCTCCAGCGTGCCCATCGTGCTGCTGCGCAACGGCCAGCGCATGACCGTCAACGCGATCGTGGGCGAGCGCCCGAGCGAAGACGAACTGAACAGCTTCGCCCAGCAGCAGGATGACGATTTCAGCCAGCAGGATGATTCGGCGGGCGACAGCCAGGCCGCGCAGAAGTCGCTCGGCATTTCGGCCATTCCTCTGACGCCCGGCATTATCCGGCAACTGGGCATCGGCGCCGACACCCGCGGTATCGTCATCACGGCCGTCGATGGGTCGACCGATGCCGGCGCCAAGGGCCTGCGTCGCGGCGACGTGATCCTGTCGGCCAATAATCGCCCGGTCGTTACCCAGGCGGAACTGGACGCGCAGGTGAAAGCCGTGTCGGCCCAGGGCCGCAACGCCATCCTGTTGCAGGTGCTGCGCCGCGGTCAGGCGCCGCTGTTCATGCCGGTTCGCCTGCGCGACAAGTAA
- a CDS encoding helicase HerA-like domain-containing protein, with amino-acid sequence MSDGIFLGLGAPEKDGGIPQYLNLRRANRHGLIAGATGTGKTVTLQGIAESFSANGVPVFVADVKGDLSGIAMAGSPTLKNADKLVSRAKEIGIADYSYSDNPAIFWDLYGEQGHAIRTTVSEMGPLLLARLMGLNETQEGVLNIAFKYADEEGLLLLDLGDLQAMLAYCAENADSLSARFGNVTKASVGAIQRQLLQLETQGGDHFFGEPALDIHDFLKVDEKGRGYVNILAADKLMQSPKLYATFLLWLLSELFETLPEVGDPEKPVLVFFFDEAHLLFDDAPAALQDKIEQVVRLIRSKGVGVYFVTQNPIDIPEAIAGQLGNRVQHALRAFTPRDQKAIKAAADTFRINPDLDIENAITELKTGEALVSLLQEDGAPGVVQRTLIAPPRSRLGPVDAKERAIIQSISPCDGKYDDAVNRESAQEILAARGDAAAAAAQAAKAKAEADKAAAAQAKVEAKQREQELKEQARRDAAEARETAKPSSFDKAVQSATRSAASSVGRQVANELGRAVFGGSSRKSSGGGIAGQLVRGILGSLFK; translated from the coding sequence ATGAGCGACGGCATTTTCCTGGGTCTGGGCGCGCCCGAAAAGGACGGCGGCATCCCCCAATATCTGAATCTGCGCCGGGCCAATCGCCATGGCCTGATCGCGGGCGCGACGGGCACCGGCAAGACGGTGACGCTGCAGGGGATTGCCGAGAGCTTTTCCGCGAACGGAGTGCCGGTGTTCGTCGCCGACGTAAAGGGCGACCTGTCAGGCATCGCGATGGCCGGATCACCGACCCTCAAAAATGCCGACAAGCTGGTGTCCCGCGCCAAGGAAATCGGCATCGCCGATTACAGCTATAGCGACAATCCGGCGATCTTCTGGGATCTGTATGGCGAGCAGGGCCATGCGATCCGCACCACGGTGAGCGAGATGGGGCCGCTGCTGCTGGCCCGGCTGATGGGCCTGAACGAAACGCAGGAAGGCGTGCTCAACATCGCCTTCAAATATGCCGACGAGGAAGGGCTGCTGTTGCTCGACCTGGGCGACCTGCAGGCAATGCTCGCCTATTGCGCGGAAAATGCCGACAGCCTGTCGGCCCGCTTCGGCAATGTCACCAAGGCCAGCGTCGGGGCGATCCAGCGCCAGTTGCTCCAGCTCGAAACCCAGGGCGGCGACCATTTCTTCGGCGAACCCGCGCTCGACATCCACGACTTCCTGAAGGTGGACGAGAAAGGCCGCGGCTATGTGAACATCCTGGCCGCCGACAAGCTGATGCAGAGCCCCAAGCTCTATGCCACCTTCCTGCTCTGGCTGCTGAGCGAATTGTTCGAGACACTGCCCGAGGTGGGCGACCCGGAAAAGCCGGTGCTGGTCTTCTTCTTCGACGAAGCCCATCTGCTGTTCGACGATGCCCCGGCCGCGTTGCAGGACAAGATCGAGCAGGTGGTGCGCCTGATCCGGTCGAAAGGCGTCGGCGTCTATTTCGTGACCCAGAACCCGATCGACATTCCCGAGGCGATCGCCGGCCAGCTCGGCAACCGGGTGCAGCATGCGCTGCGCGCCTTCACTCCGCGCGACCAGAAGGCGATCAAGGCGGCGGCCGACACGTTCCGCATCAACCCCGACCTCGACATCGAAAACGCGATCACCGAACTCAAGACCGGCGAGGCGCTGGTGTCACTGCTGCAGGAAGACGGTGCGCCGGGCGTGGTCCAGCGCACCTTGATCGCGCCACCGCGATCAAGGCTTGGGCCGGTCGATGCCAAGGAACGGGCGATCATCCAGTCGATTTCGCCGTGCGACGGCAAATATGACGATGCGGTCAACCGCGAATCCGCACAGGAGATCCTGGCCGCACGCGGGGATGCCGCCGCTGCCGCCGCGCAGGCCGCAAAGGCCAAGGCGGAAGCCGACAAGGCCGCCGCCGCGCAGGCCAAGGTAGAAGCCAAACAGCGCGAGCAGGAATTGAAGGAACAGGCGCGCCGGGACGCCGCCGAGGCCCGCGAGACGGCCAAGCCCAGCAGCTTTGACAAGGCGGTCCAGTCCGCCACCCGCTCCGCGGCGTCCTCGGTCGGCCGTCAGGTCGCCAATGAACTGGGCCGCGCCGTGTTCGGCGGGTCGAGCCGCAAATCGTCGGGCGGCGGCATCGCCGGCCAGTTGGTGCGCGGCATATTGGGCAGCCTGTTCAAATAA